A stretch of Castanea sativa cultivar Marrone di Chiusa Pesio chromosome 2, ASM4071231v1 DNA encodes these proteins:
- the LOC142625864 gene encoding WAT1-related protein At5g64700-like isoform X2: MGSKKSYLAVISIQAIYAGMILLSKAVFNGGMNSYIFMFYRQLVGTVFLFPLVMIFERKNATPLSFMTFCKIFVLAFVGMEKVTMRTNPGIAKVAGLIVCMAGVIILAFYNGPQMKPLIHHPLFGHHNNQDHQLHVSSGKNWTLGCFLLFISIICWGLWLVLQAQVLKSYSSKLTFTNLQCLSSAIQSFVVAIALERDPRQWKLGWDLRLLTVVYCGTMVTGVSYYLQAWVIEKKGPVFQAMSTPLNLIITIIGSVFLLGEVISLGSILGGILLVVSLYGVLWGKSKERSVDIPSGAQVQSEIPRIESKEEEVASNEPPSLV, from the exons ATGGGTTCAAAGAAGTCATATTTGGCTGTGATTTCAATACAAGCTATATATGCTGGCATGATCTTACTCTCCAAAGCAGTGTTCAATGGTGGCATGAACAGTTACATTTTCATGTTCTATAGACAACTAGTTGGAACTGTTTTCTTATTCCCTCTTGTCATGATTTTTGAACG GAAGAATGCAACACCGCTGTCATTCATGACCTTCTGCAAAATATTTGTGCTTGCTTTTGTGGG GATGGAGAAAGTGACCATGAGGACAAACCCTGGGATTGCAAAGGTTGCAGGTTTGATAGTGTGCATGGCTGGTGTGATAATCCTTGCATTTTACAATGGCCCTCAGATGAAACCCTTAATCCATCATCCGTTATTTGGACATCATAACAACCAAGATCATCAACTTCATGTTTCTTCTGGCAAAAATTGGACACTGGGTTGTTTCCTCTTGTTCATTTCAATCATTTGTTGGGGTTTGTGGCTTGTACTTCAG GCTCAGGTTCTCAAAAGCTACTCTTCAAAGCTTACCTTCACCAACCTTCAGTGCCTATCAAGTGCAATTCAGTCATTTGTTGTAGCCATTGCTTTGGAAAGAGACCCTCGTCAGTGGAAGTTGGGTTGGGACCTTAGACTACTAACAGTTGTCTACTGT GGAACCATGGTGACTGGAGTTTCATACTACTTACAAGCATGGGTGATAGAAAAGAAGGGGCCAGTTTTCCAAGCCATGTCAACACCACTAAATCTGATAATTACAATCATTGGCTCGGTGTTTCTCTTAGGCGAGGTCATTAGTTTAGGCAG TATCTTAGGTGGGATCTTGTTGGTTGTTAGCCTTTACGGCGTTTTGTGGGGAAAGAGCAAGGAACGTAGTGTTGATATCCCAAGTGGTGCACAAGTTCAATCTGAAATACCACGTATAGAGTCGAAAGAGGAAGAGGTGGCTAGTAATGAACCACCCTCGCTTGTGTGA
- the LOC142625864 gene encoding WAT1-related protein At5g64700-like isoform X1: MGSKKSYLAVISIQAIYAGMILLSKAVFNGGMNSYIFMFYRQLVGTVFLFPLVMIFERKNATPLSFMTFCKIFVLAFVGITLALNVYCVALIYTSATLGAATVNCLPVTTLFFAVLLRMEKVTMRTNPGIAKVAGLIVCMAGVIILAFYNGPQMKPLIHHPLFGHHNNQDHQLHVSSGKNWTLGCFLLFISIICWGLWLVLQAQVLKSYSSKLTFTNLQCLSSAIQSFVVAIALERDPRQWKLGWDLRLLTVVYCGTMVTGVSYYLQAWVIEKKGPVFQAMSTPLNLIITIIGSVFLLGEVISLGSILGGILLVVSLYGVLWGKSKERSVDIPSGAQVQSEIPRIESKEEEVASNEPPSLV; this comes from the exons ATGGGTTCAAAGAAGTCATATTTGGCTGTGATTTCAATACAAGCTATATATGCTGGCATGATCTTACTCTCCAAAGCAGTGTTCAATGGTGGCATGAACAGTTACATTTTCATGTTCTATAGACAACTAGTTGGAACTGTTTTCTTATTCCCTCTTGTCATGATTTTTGAACG GAAGAATGCAACACCGCTGTCATTCATGACCTTCTGCAAAATATTTGTGCTTGCTTTTGTGGG GATTACTTTGGCCCTGAATGTTTATTGTGTCGCCCTTATTTATACATCTGCAACTTTGGGTGCTGCAACAGTAAATTGTCTTCCTGTCACAACGTTGTTTTTTGCAGTGTTGCTCAG GATGGAGAAAGTGACCATGAGGACAAACCCTGGGATTGCAAAGGTTGCAGGTTTGATAGTGTGCATGGCTGGTGTGATAATCCTTGCATTTTACAATGGCCCTCAGATGAAACCCTTAATCCATCATCCGTTATTTGGACATCATAACAACCAAGATCATCAACTTCATGTTTCTTCTGGCAAAAATTGGACACTGGGTTGTTTCCTCTTGTTCATTTCAATCATTTGTTGGGGTTTGTGGCTTGTACTTCAG GCTCAGGTTCTCAAAAGCTACTCTTCAAAGCTTACCTTCACCAACCTTCAGTGCCTATCAAGTGCAATTCAGTCATTTGTTGTAGCCATTGCTTTGGAAAGAGACCCTCGTCAGTGGAAGTTGGGTTGGGACCTTAGACTACTAACAGTTGTCTACTGT GGAACCATGGTGACTGGAGTTTCATACTACTTACAAGCATGGGTGATAGAAAAGAAGGGGCCAGTTTTCCAAGCCATGTCAACACCACTAAATCTGATAATTACAATCATTGGCTCGGTGTTTCTCTTAGGCGAGGTCATTAGTTTAGGCAG TATCTTAGGTGGGATCTTGTTGGTTGTTAGCCTTTACGGCGTTTTGTGGGGAAAGAGCAAGGAACGTAGTGTTGATATCCCAAGTGGTGCACAAGTTCAATCTGAAATACCACGTATAGAGTCGAAAGAGGAAGAGGTGGCTAGTAATGAACCACCCTCGCTTGTGTGA